A part of Neoarius graeffei isolate fNeoGra1 chromosome 8, fNeoGra1.pri, whole genome shotgun sequence genomic DNA contains:
- the ltc4s gene encoding leukotriene C4 synthase, which yields MLDQVVCVAAVTVLGVLEQAYFSLQVIYARRKYSVPPPATTGHPDFERTFRAQANCSEYFPLFVITLWVAGLFFSQALSAFLGFLYIYGRYQYFHGYAESAQGRLAPLYFVAKVQWGLIILSALGVFCCMSRLYLGVDLFSSLCEVLGLNQLE from the exons ATGCTTGACCAGGTGGTGTGTGTTGCCGCTGTTACAGTGCTTGGAGTGCTGGAGCAAG CATACTTTTCCTTGCAGGTGATCTATGCTCGACGCAAATACTCCGTCCCCCCTCCGGCCACCACGGGGCATCCCGATTTTGAGAGGACCTTCAGAGCACA AGCAAATTGTTCTGAATATTTCCCATTATTCGTGATTACGCTTTGGGTGGCTGGACTTTTCTTTAGTCAAG CTCTGTCTGCTTTCCTTGGGTTCCTGTACATTTATGGACGATATCAGTACTTCCATGGATATGCAGAGTCTGCACAGGGAAG ACTGGCCCCTCTATACTTCGTGGCAAAGGTGCAGTGGGGGCTGATCATCCTATCGGCCCTTGGCGTGTTCTGCTGTATGAGCCGGCTGTATTTGGGTGTGGATCTGTTCAGCTCACTGTGTGAGGTGCTCGGCCTGAATCAGCTCGAGTGA